From one Musa acuminata AAA Group cultivar baxijiao chromosome BXJ2-6, Cavendish_Baxijiao_AAA, whole genome shotgun sequence genomic stretch:
- the LOC135614306 gene encoding phytanoyl-CoA dioxygenase 1-like isoform X1, producing MGIAGNLTPEQLDFFNTNGYLVLESFSSPEEVREMRDRMAELLDGFDGSFSSIFSTKNQQQHTDDYFFESAEKISFFFEEKAFGEDGHLKQPKELSINKVGHALHEIDPIFKKFTSSDKISGMLYSLDYKRPVVIQSMYIFKQPGIGGEVVPHQDNSFLYTEPPSCTGLWLALEDATITNGCLWAIPGSHKNGLRRRFIRDENGVHFDHPSPSYDDKEFVPVEVKEGSLVVIQGDLIHQSFENKSPNSRHALSLHVVDTDGHVWAKDNWIQRKVEPEALYACRC from the exons ATGGGGATCGCCGGTAATCTCACACCTGAGCAGCTCGACTTCTTCAACACCAACG GGTACTTGGTTCTCGAATCGTTCTCTAGCCCCGAAGAGGTCAGAGAGATGAGGGATCGGATGGCGGAGTTGTTGGACGGGTTCGACGGCTCCTTCTCGTCCATCTTCTCCACGAAGAACCAG CAGCAGCACACGGACGATTACTTCTTCGAGAGCGCCGAAAAGATCTCCTTCTTCTTTGAGG AGAAGGCATTTGGAGAAGATGGGCATTTGAAACAACCAAAGGAGCTCTCTATAAATAAAGTTGGCCATG CTCTACATGAAATAGATCCTATCTTCAAAAAGTTTACATCCTCAGATAAAATCTCAGGCATGCTTTACTCATTGGATTACAAGAGACCTGTAGTTATACAATCCATGTACATCTTTAAG CAACCAGGCATTGGCGGAGAAGTAGTACCACACCAGGATAATTCATTCCTCTATACAGAGCCTCCATCATGCACAGGACTGTGGCTGGCACTAGAGGATGCAACTATCACTAATGGTTGTCTCTGGGCTATCCCTGGCTCCCATAAGA ATGGTCTAAGGCGGAGGTTTATTAGAGACGAGAATGGGGTCCACTTCGATCATCCTTCACCATCCTATGATGACAAGGAATTTGTACCAGTGGAAGTAAAAGAAGGCTCTCTAGTGGTTATACAAGGTGATCTTATACACCAAAG TTTTGAGAACAAGTCTCCCAATTCAAGGCATGCCTTGAGCTTGCATGTGGTGGACACAGATGGACATGTTTGGGCCAAGGACAATTG GATTCAAAGAAAAGTCGAACCTGAGGCTCTCTACGCCTGTCGATGTTAA
- the LOC135613765 gene encoding protein SAR DEFICIENT 1-like: MLEKLLLSLQDLMLVSLFIRHNWWLGRSCFISFCSSCRLLEHLVKGDVLDVSLHLTLILSLSLSLSLSLSLCPSPLDRVIEEAVVANKLQTVHFALEPLLRRVVREEVERILIHSTRLSQSCFPKHIEAAEPSSLKLIFVNQPSRPIFTGGRIEDTENNPLQILVVDTKKSVGVPPSSLLPSPLRVELVALDGDFASGDEEDWTSHEFQSKIVRERAGKRPLLVGDVNVTLTDGVVLIPELCFTDNSSWTKSGKFKIGARTVPGSYTGPRVREAMTEPFKVKDHRGESYKKHHPPALGDEVWRLEKISKDGVFHRKLAANNINTVQDFLKLWHVDPDRLRQMLGKGMSDRTWEATIGHAKECVVGDKLYLRRSPKCDLLLNPVCEVVAVVAGTAAFAPQQFNRAADRAYIHQLAREAYANWDHLEEYEGSSHATSMPQQQSLVI, encoded by the exons ATGCTGGAGAAGTTGCTTCTCTCATTACAAGATCTCATGCTTGTTAGTCTCTTCATAAGGCACAATTGGTGGCTTGGAAGAAGCTGCTTCATATCTTTCTGTTCTAGTTGTAGGTTACTTGAGCATCTTGTAAAAGGTGATGTTCTTGATGTGAGTCTTCATCTAAcgctcatcctctctctctctctctctctctctctctctctctctctctgtccctcTCCCTTAGACAGAGTGATAGAAGAAGCTGTGGTAGCAAACAAGTTGCAGACTGTTCACTTCGCATTGGAGCCACTGCTTCGCAGAGTG GTCCGAGAAGAAGTGGAGAGAATACTCATCCACAGCACACGTTTATCTCAGAG CTGTTTCCCAAAGCATATTGAAGCTGCAGAGCCATCAAGCCTGAAACTCATCTTCGTGAACCAGCCATCACGGCCCATCTTCACTGGCGGCAGAATTGAAGACACCGAAAACAATCCACTGCAGATCCTCGTTGTCGATACGAAGAAGAGCGTGGGAGTTCCTCCGTCCTCCTTACTCCCATCACCTCTCAGAGTAGAACTCGTAGCACTGGATGGAGACTTTGCTTCCGGGGATGAGGAGGACTGGACCAGCCATGAGTTCCAAAGCAAGATAGTGAGAGAGAGAGCCGGGAAGAGGCCACTGCTCGTTGGAGATGTTAATGTCACGCTAACAGATGGAGTCGTGCTCATACCCGAGCTATGCTTCACTGATAATTCTAGCTGGACGAAGAGTGGCAAGTTCAAGATCGGTGCAAGAACTGTGCCCGGGAGCTACACCGGACCAAGGGTTAGAGAAGCCATGACGGAGCCTTTCAAGGTTAAGGATCACAGAGGAGAAT CATACAAGAAGCATCATCCACCAGCTCTGGGCGACGAGGTATGGCGGCTGGAAAAGATCAGCAAGGACGGCGTGTTCCACAGGAAGCTCGCCGCCAACAACATCAACACGGTGCAGGACTTCTTGAAGCTGTGGCACGTCGACCCGGATCGCCTTCGCCAG ATGCTGGGAAAGGGGATGTCGGACCGGACGTGGGAGGCGACCATCGGGCACGCGAAGGAGTGCGTCGTGGGCGACAAGCTCTACCTGCGCCGCAGCCCCAAGTGCGACCTCCTCCTGAACCCAGTCTGCGAGGTGGTGGCCGTCGTTGCAGGCACCGCCGCGTTCGCCCCGCAGCAGTTCAACCGAGCTGCTGACAGA GCTTACATACACCAATTAGCGCGAGAAGCGTACGCAAACTGGGATCATTTGGAAGAGTACGAAGGATCATCTCATGCAACCAgtatgcctcagcaacaaagtttgGTAATATGA
- the LOC135614306 gene encoding phytanoyl-CoA dioxygenase-like isoform X2: MGIAGNLTPEQLDFFNTNGYLVLESFSSPEEVREMRDRMAELLDGFDGSFSSIFSTKNQQHTDDYFFESAEKISFFFEEKAFGEDGHLKQPKELSINKVGHALHEIDPIFKKFTSSDKISGMLYSLDYKRPVVIQSMYIFKQPGIGGEVVPHQDNSFLYTEPPSCTGLWLALEDATITNGCLWAIPGSHKNGLRRRFIRDENGVHFDHPSPSYDDKEFVPVEVKEGSLVVIQGDLIHQSFENKSPNSRHALSLHVVDTDGHVWAKDNWIQRKVEPEALYACRC; the protein is encoded by the exons ATGGGGATCGCCGGTAATCTCACACCTGAGCAGCTCGACTTCTTCAACACCAACG GGTACTTGGTTCTCGAATCGTTCTCTAGCCCCGAAGAGGTCAGAGAGATGAGGGATCGGATGGCGGAGTTGTTGGACGGGTTCGACGGCTCCTTCTCGTCCATCTTCTCCACGAAGAACCAG CAGCACACGGACGATTACTTCTTCGAGAGCGCCGAAAAGATCTCCTTCTTCTTTGAGG AGAAGGCATTTGGAGAAGATGGGCATTTGAAACAACCAAAGGAGCTCTCTATAAATAAAGTTGGCCATG CTCTACATGAAATAGATCCTATCTTCAAAAAGTTTACATCCTCAGATAAAATCTCAGGCATGCTTTACTCATTGGATTACAAGAGACCTGTAGTTATACAATCCATGTACATCTTTAAG CAACCAGGCATTGGCGGAGAAGTAGTACCACACCAGGATAATTCATTCCTCTATACAGAGCCTCCATCATGCACAGGACTGTGGCTGGCACTAGAGGATGCAACTATCACTAATGGTTGTCTCTGGGCTATCCCTGGCTCCCATAAGA ATGGTCTAAGGCGGAGGTTTATTAGAGACGAGAATGGGGTCCACTTCGATCATCCTTCACCATCCTATGATGACAAGGAATTTGTACCAGTGGAAGTAAAAGAAGGCTCTCTAGTGGTTATACAAGGTGATCTTATACACCAAAG TTTTGAGAACAAGTCTCCCAATTCAAGGCATGCCTTGAGCTTGCATGTGGTGGACACAGATGGACATGTTTGGGCCAAGGACAATTG GATTCAAAGAAAAGTCGAACCTGAGGCTCTCTACGCCTGTCGATGTTAA